The following coding sequences are from one Luteolibacter yonseiensis window:
- a CDS encoding lamin tail domain-containing protein — MPISHPSRLLSMIVLRHPFTVACFLASLPATAAPVISNISPAAGASVSSLTSVQITFSESVGGVDATDIIVNGAIAQSFSGTGAGPYTFTFNQPQPGQVNIEFAGDTGIAGLSGSGTLETPPSWSYILADAQAPLQQTQLPTAGSTLGALTEAEVTFSEVVTGVDAADLRINNVAATSVTGFGAGPYVFTFSQPTAGTVNFTWNSGHEIKDLAENPFAAAGWNVTLSASGAGNLIINEFTAVNASNYLDADGDNEAWIEIHNPGPSAVNLNGWALTDDPDVPSKWVFPNRSLASGAYLVVFASEKNRRPVSGALHTNFKLGVNGGDLALVKPDRPVSFASNFSEYPAQRAGYSFGLSSGLGRYFTPPTPGAANSATVLSSTAVPPAFGIQRGFFSAPFALTLSTSTVDATIRYTTDGSEPTATTGTVYSGPINVSATTVLRAATFATGFVPSAPVTNTYIFQDQIINQSETPPGLPNNWGSHGNFPSGIVTADYGMDLDPLRVTPTNSASALDPVKVQRFNDGLRELPSVSIATANSNMFASTGMYHSTNVTNKEFPYKGCSVEMILPDGTTAFATTSGLGISGNSSRQPQNNPKHSFKLKFKPEFGPGKLEYKLFPETAVAEYDDIVLRAEYNTSWRHTQAAQRTRSTAIRDQWMKDSMLEMGNLASHSRLAHVFINGIYFGVYDLTEDPSSALGENVLGGQKEDYDVIDQGSVAEGTGNVYWAMTGLPAATSNSTYELFKGYLDMTSFIDYTALHFFAAHQDWGLNKNWVAIRQRAGGTFTTEGKFRYIPWDLENVLLTNNGNRVPAAGGSDDVPGNLHTKLDDNPQYRLDFADRIHRHMIAPGGALTQSKNVLRWQKWQAILDKPIVAESSRWGDYRRDVHSFSESPYELYTRESQWLAENTRMTGDYFPKRLAIFMGQLRTAGLYPTLNAPEIRNSGVAVGTRQVASGYQVSLAHPTAASGTTSAGTIYYTTDGTDPRVIYSGAVSTTALPYSTPLVVSSTTTIKARALDGSTWSALNEATFTTETGPPAVRITELMYHPSTTESHEFIEIYNASPRTVDLNGWYFAGVTYVFPPGSKIAPGSYMVIASNDTPADWRNKYTGVIPGAYYAGTLSNSGEIISLLDAAGNVVSSVNYKDKAPWPVTPDGEGYSLEVIDPAGDLNEPTNWKPSIALNGSPGIPNSAPPAPVINDQPQNQTVAQGGNITLSVGASGYGLSYQWFFGETEIPEARSSSYQIFPALPTNDGIYHCVVTNLGGSAISASVEVVVTQTYAQWIAYTTLTGPDAGINADPDHDGIVNLYEFYHHLNPTVADGGLSRLALFGLDAHPLPGNSTIRFAYRANRRAVPGGIGFERSTTLKNPWSTALPSPLETISTDPATGDPRIRAVFPLAPAEKSEFFRMRVEP, encoded by the coding sequence ATGCCTATCTCCCACCCCTCCCGCCTCCTGAGCATGATCGTTCTCCGCCACCCGTTTACCGTCGCATGCTTCCTTGCCAGTCTGCCCGCGACCGCCGCTCCCGTCATTTCCAATATCTCGCCTGCCGCCGGAGCATCGGTCAGCAGCCTGACATCCGTTCAAATCACTTTCAGTGAATCAGTTGGAGGAGTGGATGCCACCGACATCATTGTCAACGGGGCGATCGCCCAATCTTTCAGCGGAACCGGCGCCGGCCCATACACATTCACTTTCAACCAACCCCAGCCCGGTCAGGTGAATATCGAGTTCGCCGGAGACACTGGAATCGCCGGTCTTTCCGGCTCGGGAACCTTGGAGACACCGCCATCATGGAGCTATATCCTCGCGGACGCCCAGGCTCCGCTCCAGCAGACGCAACTACCCACCGCCGGTTCGACGCTGGGTGCGCTGACGGAAGCGGAGGTGACCTTCAGCGAGGTTGTGACAGGAGTGGATGCCGCGGATCTCAGGATCAACAACGTCGCGGCGACCTCGGTCACTGGTTTTGGTGCTGGTCCATATGTTTTCACCTTCTCCCAACCCACGGCTGGCACGGTGAATTTCACCTGGAATTCCGGGCATGAAATCAAGGATCTCGCCGAAAATCCATTCGCTGCGGCAGGTTGGAATGTGACCCTCAGCGCATCGGGTGCGGGCAATCTGATCATCAACGAATTCACTGCCGTAAACGCTTCGAATTACCTGGACGCCGACGGAGACAACGAGGCGTGGATCGAAATCCACAATCCCGGTCCGTCCGCGGTGAACCTGAACGGTTGGGCGCTCACCGACGATCCGGATGTTCCATCCAAATGGGTTTTCCCGAACCGCTCGCTCGCCTCCGGCGCTTATCTGGTCGTCTTCGCTTCGGAAAAAAACCGTCGCCCCGTGTCCGGAGCCCTGCATACGAATTTCAAACTCGGCGTGAACGGCGGTGATCTCGCGTTGGTCAAACCGGACCGCCCGGTCTCCTTCGCCAGCAATTTCTCCGAATATCCCGCCCAGCGCGCCGGTTACAGCTTCGGACTTTCTTCCGGCCTGGGGCGCTATTTCACGCCGCCCACCCCGGGCGCGGCGAACTCGGCCACCGTTCTGTCCTCCACCGCCGTCCCTCCCGCCTTCGGCATCCAACGCGGCTTCTTCTCCGCTCCCTTCGCATTGACACTCAGCACGTCCACCGTGGATGCGACCATCCGCTATACGACGGATGGCAGCGAACCCACCGCCACAACGGGGACGGTTTACTCAGGGCCCATCAATGTCAGCGCCACCACCGTCCTCCGGGCCGCGACCTTCGCTACCGGATTCGTTCCCAGCGCTCCGGTCACCAACACCTATATTTTCCAAGATCAGATCATCAATCAATCGGAGACCCCTCCCGGACTGCCGAATAACTGGGGCAGCCACGGCAACTTCCCCAGCGGTATCGTCACGGCGGATTACGGCATGGATCTCGATCCGCTTCGTGTGACCCCCACCAATTCCGCAAGCGCTCTTGATCCGGTCAAGGTGCAACGGTTCAACGACGGCTTGCGCGAGCTTCCCTCGGTCTCCATCGCCACCGCGAACAGCAACATGTTCGCCTCCACCGGCATGTATCATTCCACCAACGTCACCAACAAGGAGTTTCCCTACAAGGGATGCTCGGTGGAGATGATCCTGCCGGACGGAACCACCGCCTTCGCCACCACCTCCGGACTCGGCATCAGCGGCAATTCCAGCCGCCAGCCACAAAACAATCCGAAGCACAGCTTCAAGCTGAAGTTCAAGCCCGAGTTCGGTCCGGGCAAGCTCGAGTACAAGCTCTTCCCTGAAACCGCCGTCGCGGAATATGACGACATCGTCCTCCGCGCCGAATACAACACCAGCTGGCGCCATACCCAGGCGGCCCAACGCACCCGCTCCACCGCGATCCGCGACCAATGGATGAAGGACTCCATGCTGGAAATGGGAAACCTCGCCAGCCACAGCCGTCTCGCACACGTCTTCATCAACGGCATCTACTTCGGCGTTTACGATCTCACCGAGGATCCGTCTTCGGCGCTGGGTGAAAATGTCCTCGGCGGACAAAAGGAAGATTACGACGTGATCGACCAGGGCAGTGTCGCGGAAGGCACGGGCAACGTTTACTGGGCGATGACCGGGCTTCCCGCAGCCACCTCGAACTCCACCTACGAACTCTTCAAGGGCTATCTGGACATGACATCCTTCATCGACTATACCGCCCTTCACTTCTTCGCCGCCCACCAGGACTGGGGCTTGAACAAGAACTGGGTCGCCATCCGGCAACGTGCCGGCGGCACCTTCACCACCGAAGGCAAATTCCGCTACATCCCCTGGGATCTTGAAAATGTTCTGCTCACCAACAACGGCAACAGGGTCCCCGCAGCCGGCGGCTCCGACGACGTCCCGGGCAATCTCCACACCAAACTCGACGACAACCCGCAATACCGCCTTGATTTCGCCGATCGCATCCACCGCCACATGATCGCTCCGGGAGGAGCTCTGACGCAGTCGAAAAACGTCCTGCGCTGGCAGAAATGGCAGGCCATCCTCGACAAACCGATCGTCGCCGAGAGCAGCCGCTGGGGAGACTATCGTCGGGATGTGCACAGTTTCTCGGAAAGTCCTTACGAACTTTACACACGGGAGTCGCAATGGCTTGCCGAAAACACCCGCATGACGGGTGATTATTTCCCCAAACGCCTGGCCATCTTCATGGGCCAGCTCCGCACCGCCGGGCTCTACCCCACCCTCAATGCTCCGGAAATTCGCAATTCGGGCGTCGCCGTGGGAACAAGGCAGGTGGCCTCGGGTTATCAGGTCAGTCTCGCCCACCCGACCGCGGCAAGCGGAACCACCAGCGCCGGGACGATCTACTATACCACCGACGGCACCGATCCACGCGTGATCTACAGTGGCGCGGTAAGCACCACCGCCCTGCCTTACAGCACTCCGCTGGTTGTTTCCTCCACCACCACGATCAAGGCCCGGGCCTTGGACGGCTCCACCTGGAGCGCCTTGAACGAAGCCACCTTCACCACGGAGACCGGTCCTCCGGCCGTCAGGATCACCGAGCTGATGTATCATCCCTCCACCACGGAGAGCCATGAATTCATCGAAATCTACAATGCAAGCCCGCGCACCGTGGATCTGAATGGTTGGTATTTCGCCGGAGTGACCTACGTGTTCCCTCCTGGTTCCAAGATCGCTCCCGGCAGCTACATGGTGATCGCCAGCAATGACACTCCCGCGGACTGGCGCAACAAATACACGGGCGTCATTCCAGGCGCCTACTATGCCGGCACCCTCTCAAACAGCGGCGAAATCATCTCGCTCCTCGACGCCGCAGGCAATGTGGTCTCCTCTGTCAACTACAAGGACAAGGCGCCATGGCCTGTCACGCCCGATGGGGAAGGTTATTCGCTGGAAGTCATCGATCCGGCGGGAGATCTCAATGAGCCGACGAACTGGAAGCCCAGTATCGCGCTCAATGGTTCTCCCGGAATCCCGAATTCGGCCCCTCCGGCTCCTGTCATCAATGACCAGCCGCAGAACCAGACGGTTGCCCAAGGTGGAAACATCACCCTCTCCGTCGGCGCCTCCGGGTATGGCCTCAGCTACCAATGGTTCTTCGGCGAAACGGAAATTCCCGAAGCCAGATCGTCGAGCTACCAGATCTTCCCGGCACTTCCCACCAATGATGGAATCTATCACTGCGTGGTCACCAACCTGGGCGGCTCCGCGATCTCGGCATCGGTCGAAGTGGTTGTGACCCAGACCTACGCGCAATGGATCGCCTATACGACTCTGACCGGACCGGATGCCGGTATCAACGCGGATCCCGATCATGACGGCATCGTGAACCTTTACGAATTCTATCACCACCTGAATCCCACCGTGGCCGATGGCGGCCTCTCCCGTCTGGCTCTTTTCGGCTTGGACGCGCACCCTCTTCCAGGAAACTCCACCATCCGCTTCGCCTACCGTGCCAACCGTCGTGCGGTTCCGGGAGGGATTGGGTTCGAGCGAAGCACCACATTGAAAAACCCTTGGTCCACCGCACTTCCTTCTCCATTGGAAACCATTTCCACCGACCCTGCCACCGGGGACCCGCGGATACGCGCGGTCTTCCCGCTCGCACCTGCCGAAAAGTCAGAATTTTTCAGAATGCGGGTGGAACCTTAG
- a CDS encoding beta strand repeat-containing protein, translated as MNNHRLAAPISYCMLLCLQAVQGVEIPKLFNNTALNLPGAWTGNVVPGPSDVAVWNDQGPPPVNATGNLSPLGGDLSISGIKVTNVTGTRNAATTYTGYNNASSTNTLTIGAGGIDSSTATQTFYGSSKITLGADQTWNVANANTNGNPASFNNNEDIVFQALAAAAPFNLGGRTLTTTGAGQITISSGYTVSNGTLTVGNNLFVIQGGSSRLTTLGSNLNLVVNSGSLRLQSNSGNATSSLDSAAPATVNAGTFELYSNNPTLSLAQTGNVSLNQGSILSFNLVSGGPISISGAVAINGATTIRTLSGGNPANGALVSGNLSGAGAVTYQNTANNSTTPNLNGNLNLTGNNSGYTGVFSINGASGNRKLRISGANSGSAAATWDVAANNILQIHGVSPQLGTITGAGSITNSSTTAPATLNVGAGSFSGVISDGTDQKTALNKIGTGKLTLSGANTYSGTTTVAAGHLELSSSQLPLSPADFTVADAATLTVRSHDPSYFLQAHALTVGTTAGATLEIALGANSNPESPVIVAENLLVNGPVGPAGPNTLAVSGSNLSTGAFPLIEYTTLGGTKGFDGLSLKLPPRTTGSLTHTTGAIGTIGVNIASTEQIKWMGNISTDWDIDPDGTGTVGTPNWKTTVTNASTRYLQGTGGTDVVTFDDTASGTGVVNVTTTVSPVAITVNNTDKAYAFGGPGKITGATGITKNGTNTLTISTPANDYQGGTVINAGTLRLGDGVTVGGGSITGSIVNSGTLVLNRPDDHVLTNTITGEGTLEKAANNTVTIGSVNTGSPHVLTAGKLLFNNGGSLFGVISGAGQLQAGGGTLSLGGTEPNSNTGLVTVSAGALRLEKTAGINAVGGDITTSGTGTLAIISSDQIPDTATINVLGSSTDSLVNSIGNETFANANLNGTSADTQMVLRNLINITGTATVTQGILGAGSGATVGINSIVLTSPTAFVRIAGNTANSTMNVGAGGITASAGEIQVKYNGSNFDSILNLTGGVTTTGNLNFTNGAYTGASLNVINLMEAAHTFDIGAATTTTVAPDLGGTGSLVKSGTGTLTLNASCVAAHTGGTSVNQGTLLVNGSLQGTGTVAAAGTIGGTGTLAGTVTVDGTVAPGVTAGKLTTAAITLAPGSALAVDVASWTGTTPGTDWDQLAADTLTLSATSGNKLTVRVKGTPTGFTETAKTLAIATSINALNGFDPSAVQVDATGFSGAGTWTVQKTGNTLELVYAPSAASPYSAWAALKGLTVANNAPGLDPDNDGAANFLEFALNGNPLSGTSGGKVSGKVATVGTDQALTLTIPVRSVAAFGGGTEKFLTVDGVTYRVQGSDALNNWDLIVTEVTGTDAETIQSTLPQLDSGWFYRTFRSPGPVIGDPADFLRVKVESTN; from the coding sequence ATGAACAACCATCGTCTGGCTGCCCCCATCAGCTACTGCATGCTCCTGTGCCTTCAAGCCGTGCAAGGTGTGGAGATCCCCAAACTATTCAACAACACCGCGCTGAACCTGCCGGGTGCCTGGACCGGCAACGTGGTCCCGGGTCCCTCGGATGTGGCCGTGTGGAACGACCAGGGACCACCTCCGGTGAACGCCACCGGCAATCTCTCCCCGCTCGGCGGCGACCTGTCGATCAGCGGCATCAAGGTGACAAACGTGACAGGCACCCGCAACGCCGCGACCACCTATACGGGATACAACAACGCAAGCTCCACCAACACCCTTACCATCGGCGCGGGGGGAATCGACTCCTCCACCGCCACGCAGACGTTCTACGGTTCATCCAAGATCACCCTGGGCGCGGACCAGACATGGAATGTCGCGAATGCGAACACCAACGGCAATCCGGCCAGCTTCAACAACAACGAGGATATCGTTTTCCAAGCGCTCGCCGCGGCCGCGCCATTCAATCTCGGCGGCAGGACCCTGACCACCACCGGTGCCGGTCAGATCACGATCAGCTCCGGCTACACCGTATCAAACGGCACCCTCACCGTCGGGAACAACTTGTTTGTCATCCAGGGCGGATCAAGCCGGCTCACCACCCTCGGTTCGAATCTCAATCTCGTCGTCAACTCGGGATCGCTCCGTCTCCAGTCGAACAGCGGCAACGCGACAAGCTCGCTGGACTCGGCGGCACCCGCGACCGTCAACGCCGGAACCTTCGAACTTTACAGCAACAACCCCACGCTCTCGCTGGCACAGACCGGAAACGTCTCGCTCAACCAGGGATCCATCCTGTCATTCAATCTGGTGTCGGGAGGACCGATCTCCATATCCGGAGCAGTCGCCATCAACGGAGCCACCACCATCCGCACGCTGTCGGGGGGGAATCCGGCCAACGGAGCCCTGGTCTCGGGCAACCTGAGCGGTGCGGGGGCCGTCACCTATCAGAATACCGCGAACAACAGCACCACACCCAACCTGAACGGCAACCTCAACCTGACCGGAAACAACAGCGGCTACACCGGCGTCTTCAGCATCAACGGTGCCAGTGGAAACCGGAAGCTCCGCATTTCCGGAGCCAACTCGGGAAGTGCGGCGGCCACCTGGGATGTCGCCGCCAACAACATCCTGCAGATCCACGGGGTCTCTCCGCAACTCGGCACGATCACCGGTGCCGGATCGATCACGAACTCCAGCACCACGGCACCCGCCACGCTCAATGTCGGCGCGGGTTCCTTCAGCGGGGTCATCAGTGATGGAACCGATCAGAAAACGGCTCTCAACAAGATCGGAACAGGAAAACTCACCCTCTCCGGCGCGAATACCTATTCCGGCACCACGACGGTCGCGGCGGGGCATTTGGAGCTGTCTTCAAGCCAGCTGCCTTTGTCTCCCGCCGACTTCACCGTCGCGGATGCGGCCACCCTCACGGTGAGGTCCCACGACCCGAGTTATTTCCTGCAGGCGCACGCCCTTACGGTGGGAACCACCGCTGGTGCCACTTTGGAAATCGCGCTCGGCGCCAACAGCAATCCCGAATCCCCCGTCATTGTGGCGGAAAACCTGCTTGTCAACGGGCCTGTCGGACCCGCGGGCCCCAACACGCTCGCCGTTTCCGGCAGCAATCTCTCGACAGGCGCTTTCCCGCTCATCGAGTACACCACACTCGGCGGCACCAAGGGATTCGACGGCCTTTCATTGAAGCTTCCCCCGCGCACCACCGGCAGTCTGACCCACACCACGGGGGCCATCGGAACCATCGGCGTCAACATCGCGTCGACCGAACAGATCAAATGGATGGGAAACATCTCCACCGACTGGGATATCGATCCGGATGGTACCGGGACCGTTGGTACGCCGAACTGGAAAACCACCGTCACGAACGCCTCCACCCGTTACCTCCAGGGGACGGGCGGAACCGACGTCGTCACCTTCGATGACACGGCTTCCGGCACCGGAGTGGTGAACGTCACCACCACGGTTTCACCGGTCGCCATCACTGTCAATAATACCGACAAGGCCTACGCGTTCGGCGGCCCTGGAAAAATAACGGGAGCCACCGGCATCACGAAAAACGGCACCAACACGCTGACCATCTCCACCCCGGCCAACGACTATCAAGGCGGGACCGTGATCAATGCGGGCACCCTCCGCCTCGGAGACGGAGTCACCGTGGGAGGCGGGAGCATCACCGGCAGCATCGTGAACTCGGGAACATTGGTCCTGAACCGCCCCGATGACCACGTTCTCACCAATACCATCACCGGCGAGGGAACATTGGAAAAGGCCGCCAACAACACCGTGACCATCGGATCGGTCAATACGGGATCTCCCCACGTCCTGACCGCTGGCAAACTCCTGTTCAACAACGGTGGCAGCCTCTTCGGAGTCATTTCCGGAGCCGGACAGCTCCAGGCCGGAGGCGGCACACTTTCGCTCGGCGGCACCGAGCCGAATTCCAACACCGGACTCGTGACGGTAAGCGCCGGAGCCCTTCGTCTTGAGAAAACCGCGGGAATCAACGCCGTGGGCGGCGATATCACCACCTCTGGCACCGGCACCCTGGCGATCATCAGCAGCGATCAGATTCCCGATACCGCGACCATCAACGTGCTCGGCAGTTCCACCGATTCCCTCGTCAACTCGATCGGCAACGAAACCTTCGCCAACGCCAATTTGAACGGAACCTCCGCGGACACACAGATGGTGCTGCGGAATCTGATCAACATCACCGGCACCGCCACCGTCACCCAAGGCATCCTGGGAGCCGGCAGCGGGGCCACGGTCGGGATCAACTCGATCGTGCTGACCTCCCCCACCGCCTTCGTCCGGATCGCTGGAAACACCGCGAATTCCACGATGAACGTGGGAGCCGGAGGCATCACGGCCAGCGCGGGTGAGATCCAGGTGAAATATAACGGGAGCAACTTCGATTCCATCCTCAACCTCACCGGCGGCGTGACCACCACCGGAAACCTGAACTTCACCAACGGCGCCTACACCGGAGCTTCTCTCAATGTCATCAACCTGATGGAAGCCGCCCACACCTTCGACATCGGTGCGGCGACCACCACCACGGTCGCCCCCGATCTCGGCGGCACCGGCAGCCTGGTGAAATCCGGAACCGGAACCCTGACCCTGAACGCGAGTTGCGTCGCCGCACACACAGGGGGGACGTCGGTGAACCAGGGTACCCTCCTCGTCAACGGCTCGCTTCAAGGCACCGGCACTGTGGCCGCCGCCGGAACCATCGGTGGCACCGGCACCCTTGCGGGTACCGTCACGGTCGATGGAACGGTCGCACCAGGTGTTACCGCCGGCAAGCTGACCACCGCCGCCATCACTCTCGCTCCGGGATCCGCCTTGGCGGTGGACGTCGCCAGTTGGACGGGCACCACTCCGGGCACGGACTGGGACCAGCTCGCCGCCGACACCCTGACACTCTCCGCCACCAGTGGAAACAAACTCACCGTCCGGGTGAAAGGAACCCCCACCGGCTTCACCGAAACCGCAAAGACACTGGCCATCGCGACCTCGATCAATGCTCTCAACGGATTCGACCCCTCCGCCGTCCAGGTCGATGCCACAGGCTTCAGCGGAGCCGGCACATGGACGGTGCAGAAAACCGGCAACACACTCGAACTGGTCTACGCGCCATCCGCCGCCAGCCCATACTCTGCCTGGGCGGCCCTCAAGGGCCTGACCGTGGCGAACAACGCTCCCGGTCTTGATCCCGACAATGATGGAGCGGCGAACTTCCTCGAGTTCGCCCTCAACGGGAACCCGCTCTCCGGCACATCCGGTGGCAAGGTGTCCGGGAAGGTTGCAACTGTCGGAACGGACCAAGCCCTCACCTTGACCATCCCGGTGCGTTCGGTCGCGGCGTTCGGCGGGGGTACGGAAAAATTCCTGACTGTGGATGGCGTGACCTACCGGGTCCAAGGCAGCGACGCATTGAACAACTGGGATCTGATCGTGACCGAAGTCACCGGCACGGATGCCGAAACCATCCAATCCACCCTGCCTCAACTGGATTCCGGCTGGTTCTACCGCACCTTCCGCAGTCCGGGTCCGGTAATCGGTGATCCTGCTGACTTCCTGAGAGTCAAGGTGGAATCGACAAACTGA
- a CDS encoding AraC family transcriptional regulator has product MKSVPPAAASQDIEILGKTTRYQVVRADISDLRGWMQDGPVCPLLAQHHISHCGIMKAAPPFEILRTNQSGTFMLACLEGEGVILTDGQWKRIRAGQACLLPPFVLNALKCLPGKPWNFAWVRYREARETRPIVSSISPVTGTFDTAPLQAAIMGLHAESSTGHSASALHHWSELVHHYVLRFAQPHTSDDRLWRVWQRVETDLAHAWTLDELASVACLSGEHLRRLCRKELGRSPMQHLTHLRLQRARHLLSITDDKVEVIARAVGFESAFTFSNTFNKWIGWRPSEFRH; this is encoded by the coding sequence ATGAAAAGTGTCCCACCTGCCGCAGCCTCGCAAGATATCGAGATCCTGGGGAAAACCACGCGTTACCAGGTGGTGCGGGCCGACATTTCCGATCTTCGCGGATGGATGCAGGATGGGCCGGTATGTCCGTTGCTGGCACAACATCACATTTCCCACTGCGGGATCATGAAGGCGGCCCCACCTTTTGAAATCCTGCGGACCAACCAGAGCGGGACCTTCATGCTTGCCTGTCTGGAGGGCGAGGGAGTGATCCTCACGGACGGCCAATGGAAGCGCATCCGGGCGGGACAGGCGTGCCTGCTGCCCCCGTTCGTCCTGAACGCGCTCAAGTGCCTGCCCGGAAAGCCATGGAACTTCGCATGGGTGCGCTACCGCGAAGCCAGGGAGACCAGGCCCATCGTCTCGTCGATTTCTCCCGTCACCGGAACTTTCGACACCGCGCCGCTGCAAGCCGCCATCATGGGGCTGCATGCGGAAAGCTCCACAGGACACTCCGCCTCCGCGCTGCACCATTGGAGCGAACTCGTGCATCACTATGTGCTGCGTTTCGCCCAGCCACACACTTCGGATGACAGGCTCTGGCGCGTCTGGCAAAGGGTGGAAACCGATCTCGCCCACGCGTGGACGCTGGATGAACTCGCCTCGGTCGCCTGCCTGAGCGGCGAACACCTGCGCCGCCTCTGCCGCAAGGAGCTCGGCCGTAGCCCGATGCAGCATCTCACCCACCTGCGCCTCCAGCGCGCGCGTCACCTGCTCTCCATCACGGATGACAAGGTGGAGGTCATCGCCCGGGCGGTGGGGTTCGAAAGCGCGTTCACGTTTTCAAACACCTTCAACAAATGGATCGGCTGGCGGCCTTCGGAATTCCGGCACTAG
- a CDS encoding DedA family protein, which yields MKEIIDLFLHLPVHLEAFINAHGTLVYGLLFLIIFCETGLVITPFLPGDSLLFAIGAIAATPGSALNIWYAAIILLVAAILGDTVNYWIGRKFGGWTMRTFPRIVKPSHIAKTNEFFVRYGGKTIIIARFVPIVRTFAPFVAGSGEMDYKRFMFFNVIGALLWVGLILPAGWIFGNIPIIKDNFELVVLGIIAVSILPMVIEIAKAKFRKAPEEEKAE from the coding sequence ATGAAAGAAATCATCGACCTTTTCCTGCACCTCCCGGTTCACCTCGAGGCCTTCATCAACGCGCACGGCACGCTTGTCTACGGACTGCTGTTCCTCATCATCTTCTGCGAAACGGGGCTGGTGATCACCCCTTTTCTTCCGGGCGACTCGTTGCTCTTCGCCATCGGTGCCATCGCCGCGACTCCGGGATCGGCGCTCAACATCTGGTATGCCGCGATCATCCTTCTCGTCGCCGCCATTCTTGGTGACACGGTGAATTACTGGATCGGCCGCAAGTTCGGCGGCTGGACGATGCGCACGTTTCCCCGCATCGTGAAACCTTCGCACATCGCGAAAACCAACGAGTTTTTCGTCCGTTACGGCGGCAAGACGATCATCATCGCACGCTTCGTTCCCATCGTCCGCACGTTCGCTCCATTCGTCGCGGGCTCGGGCGAGATGGACTACAAGCGCTTCATGTTCTTCAATGTCATCGGCGCGTTGCTGTGGGTCGGACTGATCCTCCCCGCCGGCTGGATTTTCGGAAACATTCCGATCATCAAGGACAACTTCGAACTGGTGGTCCTCGGTATCATCGCGGTTTCCATACTGCCGATGGTCATTGAAATCGCGAAGGCTAAGTTCAGGAAGGCACCTGAGGAAGAAAAGGCCGAGTGA
- a CDS encoding NAD(P)H-dependent glycerol-3-phosphate dehydrogenase: MSEAPISSAAILGSGSFGMAMAKLLAPKLDPILLVGRDDATITAINDTRRNPHYLNGVELSANVRATTRLEEALHFPLLIFAVPSSATREMARRLADAGLPRETILLSCAKGIEKNTGDRLSEVIREVLPDNPIAVLSGPNHAEEIATDMATCAVIGSDDHSLAVRLQEIFTFPHFRSYTSDDLAGIEYGGAVKNIYAIAAGIAHGLGLGDNAVAALVTRALAEMTRLGVALGGRMETFSGLSGVGDLIVTCFSQHSRNHRVGFALGKGQTLEEAVSSLGMVAEGVPNTLSIYEAARSADVRTPIIDAMYGILYAGKSAPLAMQELLTRDPRPEHS, from the coding sequence ATGTCTGAAGCCCCCATCTCGTCCGCCGCCATCCTCGGATCCGGTTCGTTCGGCATGGCGATGGCCAAGCTGCTCGCGCCCAAGCTGGATCCTATCCTTCTGGTCGGCCGCGATGATGCGACTATCACGGCAATCAACGACACGCGCAGGAATCCCCATTACCTCAATGGGGTGGAGCTTTCAGCGAATGTCCGTGCGACCACGCGGTTGGAAGAGGCGCTTCATTTTCCCCTGCTGATCTTCGCGGTTCCGAGTTCCGCAACCCGCGAGATGGCCAGGCGGTTGGCCGATGCAGGACTGCCACGCGAAACCATCCTCCTTTCCTGTGCGAAGGGCATCGAGAAAAACACGGGCGACCGGCTGAGCGAGGTGATACGCGAGGTTTTGCCGGACAACCCCATCGCGGTTCTGTCGGGGCCGAACCACGCCGAAGAAATCGCGACCGACATGGCGACCTGCGCGGTCATCGGATCGGACGACCACTCGCTCGCCGTGAGATTGCAGGAAATCTTCACTTTCCCCCATTTCCGCTCCTACACCTCGGACGACCTCGCCGGGATCGAATACGGAGGAGCGGTGAAAAACATCTACGCCATCGCCGCGGGAATCGCCCACGGCCTTGGTCTCGGGGACAATGCCGTGGCGGCGCTGGTCACCCGCGCCCTTGCCGAGATGACGCGGCTCGGCGTCGCGCTCGGTGGCAGGATGGAAACATTTTCCGGTCTCTCAGGCGTGGGCGATCTTATCGTCACCTGCTTCTCCCAGCACTCACGGAACCACCGCGTGGGCTTCGCCTTGGGAAAAGGCCAGACCTTGGAAGAAGCCGTTTCCTCGCTCGGCATGGTGGCGGAGGGGGTTCCAAACACCCTTTCCATCTACGAGGCGGCACGCTCCGCCGACGTCCGCACCCCCATCATCGACGCCATGTATGGCATCCTCTATGCTGGCAAGTCCGCTCCGCTCGCCATGCAGGAACTCCTCACCCGCGACCCCCGTCCGGAACACAGCTAG